A window from Telopea speciosissima isolate NSW1024214 ecotype Mountain lineage chromosome 8, Tspe_v1, whole genome shotgun sequence encodes these proteins:
- the LOC122671226 gene encoding CST complex subunit STN1: protein MDPMQSTYVKLLAFDFLSLSVKSSLSSSSSDPICFYRKGRPVSRTETLGVVVSRELKGKFLKFLIDDGTGCVPCILWLNHHDSPYFSRHNPSDVQILAKMAAQHASDAQLGVLARVRGRITAYRGNLQITVSDVLIERDPNAEILHWLDCIKLASKCYDVRPHQIC, encoded by the coding sequence ATGGATCCGATGCAGAGTACTTATGTAAAGCTCCTCGCCTTTGATTTCTTGTCCCTCTCTGTAAAGTCTTCCTTATCATCGTCTTCTTCAGATCCTATTTGTTTCTACCGAAAGGGCAGGCCAGTCTCGAGAACTGAAACATTAGGAGTGGTGGTGAGCCGAGAGCTAAAGGGCAAGTTTTTGAAATTTCTCATTGATGATGGCACTGGTTGTGTCCCATGCATCCTTTGGCTTAACCATCATGATTCTCCTTACTTCTCTAGGCACAACCCTTCAGATGTTCAAATCCTGGCTAAGATGGCTGCCCAACATGCATCAGATGCCCAATTGGGTGTCCTTGCTAGAGTGCGTGGACGAATCACTGCTTATAGAGGAAATTTGCAGATTACAGTCTCTGATGTTCTCATTGAAAGGGATCCTAATGCTGAGATCCTACATTGGTTGGATTGCATTAAATTGGCTTCTAAGTGCTATGATGTTCGCCCACACCAAATTTGCTAG